One Acanthochromis polyacanthus isolate Apoly-LR-REF ecotype Palm Island chromosome 6, KAUST_Apoly_ChrSc, whole genome shotgun sequence DNA segment encodes these proteins:
- the LOC110964213 gene encoding uncharacterized protein LOC110964213, with the protein METIVTKYLHRHLSIYAAIIMMFTYNILLDRDFSCSCRTQNLDCSLYMVLPFLIIVVLILWTDRPLHSICRHVCKRHCWSRSFMPHMIRALLVGLLWVAFVLIDGDWFVCCRNDLSDLLVHLPCTDQTKITAEERVRIIELKNWSRVLGSSLLLIIVLVAALMSVCQWNRCCKPQPLFQRMILEAEGNKLEEVLRKAAEEKLTEMVREKTEDGRWDQVCDLVETLIEESRQGRDLEGREQRHREAQHQEEELELEQRPE; encoded by the exons ATGGAGACGATCGTGACTAAATACCTCCATCGCCATCTGAGCATCTACGCCGCCATCATCATGATGTTCACCTACAACATCCTGCTGGACCGGGACTTCTCCTGCTCCTGTAGAACCCAGAACCTGGACTGCAGCTTGTACATGGTGCTGCCTTTCCTCATCATCGTTGTGTTGATCCTCTGGACCGATCGGCCTCTTCACAGCATCTGCAGACACGTTTGTAAAAGACACTGCTGGTCCCGGAGCTTCATGCCTCACATGATCAGAGCTCTGCTGGTGGGACTGCTGTGGGTGGCCTTCGTCCTCATCGATGGAGACTGGTTCGTCTGCTGCCGGAACGACCTGTCCGACCTGCTGGTCCACCTGCCCTGCACAGACCAAACCAAGATCACCGCCGAGGAGCGAGTCCGAATCATCGAGCTGAAGAACTGGTCCAGG GTTCTGGGCTCCTCTCTGTTGCTCATCATCGTCTTGGTTGCAGCCTTAATGTCCGTCTGTCAGTGGAATAGATGCTGCAAACCTCAACCTCTGTTCCAGAGAATGATCCTAGAGGCCGAAGGAAACAAACTGGAGGAGGTTCTGAGGAAAGCAGCTGAAGAAAAGCTGACAGAGATGGTCAGGGAGAAGACAGAGGACGGACGATGGGATCAAGTCTGTGACCTCGTCGAAACTCTGATCGAAGAATCACGACAAGGACGAGACCTGGAGGGACGAGAACAAAGACACAGAGAAGCACAACACCAG